GATATTTATAGCCGCCTTCTTGCACTGCCATAAAAAGTCTATTTCTATTCATAATGAAAATGGTTCTGTAGAAATTTCTGCGCAGACCTTAAACCAGATAAATGAAAATCCTGATTCATATACTCTGACATACATATCTTGGGATGCGACAAAAGAAAAGTACATCCATGATATGAAAACTTTATTTGGTTGGTGGCTTACACCTTACGAGATGAAATCGCTTGAAATTGATGGATTGGTTTCTGCGATGAATCGTTGGTATTTTGATTTGCCTAAGTATACGAAAGAAATTTATTCAAAGGCAAATCCCAAAAGGACCAATCAAACTTTTGTGGATTTTTTGAATTTGTTTGCGCAAAATGTAAGTAGCGAAGAATTTCTTTTTGAACGAATTCCGACAGTGTTTACGGGAAAACCGTCGTGTGGGAAAAATGTCCTTGCGAAGCTATCCGATGCCAAAAAGCACATCGATGATTCAATAATTAGACTAAAGCAGTCGCTTTTAGATACAACAAGAAATGTTTTCGCTAATCAGCAAGTAAAGAAAGCCTCAGTGTCTTCTATATGTAAAGAATGGACTAAGAGACTTGATAAGAATGTTTCTGACAATGTATTTGATGATGGTATAACTGATAGGATGCTGAATCTTTTCTGTCAGAATATATCGGATGAGTCAAAATTCATTGAAGGTCTTGCAGAAATTTTGACTGGATTGAGAATTGTTGATTGGAATTTCAATACGACCGATTCTTTTAAGACCAAACTGAAAGAGTGTAAGAACGCTGCAGAAAACTATAAAGAATCTGATAAACGGAATCAAGATAATAGCTATAGGCTTTCTTTTACCGACGAAAAGGGCCGCGAATCTGCAAAGACGTTTAGCAAAGTCGATTTGACTCCTCGTTCACGGTTACTCTTCAATAAAATGGAAGACGCACTTAAAACAATGGGCCAGTCGCTTACCGCTGCAGAAAAACGACAGGTTGTTGTGGATATTCTTCAAAAAATGTGCGGGGAGAACAACTAATGGCTTATTTCGACAATGCTGCAACGACTTTCCCGAAGCCAGAATGTGTTTATGATTTCATGAATACATTCTATAGGGAATGTGGCGGAAATGCTGGCCGCGGAAATCATAAATTTTCTATGGGTGCCGGCAAGGTTGTTTCTGAATCAAGAAGTCGTCTTCAGCAGTTGTTGCATTGCGAAAACAAAAAAATTGTATTTACGCCGTCGGCAACGGTAGCGTTAAATATGATTTTACAAGGCATTTTGAATGGGGGAACATCACAAAGAAAAAATGTTTATATATCTCCGTTTGAGCACAATGCAGTGACAAGAGTTCTTCATCATTATGAAGAAATTGGAATAATCAACATTGCAATGCTTGATATTGATGATAATCTCCATTATGATTTTGCGAGAATAAAGAAGAACTTTGATAAAGCTGCCCCTTCTTTGATGGTGGTGAGCCATGCGAGCAATGTTATTGGTTTGGTTTCTCCAGTAGAAGAGTTGTGTTCGATAGCTAAAAAGTATGGCGCGGTTACCGTCATTGATATGGCGCAGACTGCTGGGCTTGTAAATTTAAATGTTGGTCTGGAAACAATTGATTTTGCTGTATTCGCCGGGCACAAAACACTTTATGGACCAACAGGAATTGGTGGCTTTGCAATGAAATCGGATTTTGATTTAAATCCCGTTTTGTTTGGTGGAACCGGTTTTGAAAGCGCTAATCAGGATATGCCCAGAGATATTCCTCAACGTTATGAGATGGGGACGCTCAATATTGTTGGTATCGCCGGACTCTATGCATCTACGGGTTGGATTCTAGATGAGGGAATAAATTGTTTGTGGGAACATGAGCAATTAAAAAGAAAAGAATTGTTGAAAATCCTTCGTTCTTATGATTTTGTAAAGATTATCGGCGACAACGAAAATAATCAATATGTTGGAATAGTCTCTTGCGTAATTGATGGATTGCCGAGCGATACAGCTTCCAGCATTTTTGCGGAACAAAATATTGCCGTTCGCAGTGGTTTACAGTGTGCTCCTTTGGCTCATAAAACTCTTGTAACATTCCCTTCGGGAACGATAAGATTTAGTTGTAGCACGTTTACGAGTGATGATGATTTTAGTGAACTTGTAAAGACTTTAGACTGGATAAATGGGAATTTGTAGTGGGTTCGCTTATGAGTTTGCTGAATATACAAATTGAATCGGAATATAGGAATCTGCACGGAAATATAATCCGTAGCTTTTACAATCCTCTTTTAAGCGAAGCTGTTGCATACGATCGTTCCGTTGGTTTTTTCTCGTCAACCGCATTGTCCTGCTTCTCTGTTGGATTGTGCAATTTTTTAAAAAACGAAGGCAAAATAAGATTAGTGGCAACTCCGTATCTCTCGGATGAAGATGTTAAAGCAATGAGAGACGGATACAAAGTTAGAGATAAAATCATTGAAAATGCTTTGATAAGGAATTTATTTGAACCGGCAAATGGTAAAGAATTTGATCGCTTAAATATGCTAGCAAATCTTATTGCTGAATGCCGTATGGATATAAAAATTGCAATTACAAAAGCTGGCATGTATCATGAAAAGCTAGGAATAATCGAAGATTCTGATGGAAATTTTGTAGCATTTTCTGGATCTTCAAATGAATCGGAAAACGCATTTTTAAACAATTATGAGTCGACGGATGTTTTCTGTTCATGGAAGGAATTTGAAAAAGACAGGGCTCTGAAGAAAAAGAGATCCTTTGAGAGAATTTGGAATGGAACCGATGACGCTCTTGAAGTTCTTGATTTTCCGAAATTGAAGGATGAGATTATACGTCGATACAAAAAAGCTGTACCGAAGTTTGACATGGATGATGACATTTCGTATGAACCTCCTAAAATAGGCGGAATGAATCTTGGCGAAAGGACGGCGAACTATTCACCGTTGGTAGAAAAGAATGTGCCAAAGATGCCTAAATGGTTTGAAGAGAATATTTACGATTATCAGAAAGAAGCAATAGAAAATTGGACGAAGTGTGATTTTTGTGGAATTTTTGATATGGCCACAGGTACGGGGAAGACATTGACTGGATTAGGCGCATTAGTAAAATGTGCTGAAAAAAACGATAATATACTAGCAGTTTTCATTGTTGTGCCCTATCAGCATTTAGTCGAACAGTGGGTTGGAGATGTCGAAAAATTTAATATAAAGCCTATTGTCGCCTATTCTACATCGCCTCAAAGTAATTGGAAAGATCGCTTAAAAAAGGCTGTTCGCGATCAGAGGATTAGATGTAAAGAGAAAGGTTTTTTCTGCTGTGTTACAACAAATGCAACTTTCAAAAGTTCATTTATGCAGGAACAAATAGATAATGTTTGCAAAAACATTCTTTTGATTGTTGATGAAGCTCATAATATTGGTACATCAAACTCCCAACGTTTTTTAGATTCCAGGTTTAGATGCCGTTTGGCGCTTTCTGCAACTTTAGATCGTCATAAGGATGTTGAGGGGACGGCCTTTTTATATAATTATTTTGGGAAAGTGTGTATATCCTATACACTTGAGAAAGCTATTGCCGAAGGTAAACTTACTCCATATAAGTACAAGCCGATTCTAGTGTATTTTACAGATGATGAATTGTCCGAGTACAAACAAATATCAAGTGAGATTTTGCTGCATATTACAAATAAAAATGGAAAAGTTGAACTTGATTCATATGGGGAATATCTCGCAATAAAGAGGTCTCGGATTGTTGCGGGTGCTAATAATAAACTGGATGCTTTCCGAAAAGAGATCGAAGTATATAAAGAAAAACAAAATATTCTTGTTTATTGTGGCGCGACAACTACAAATTCAGATGAGGGCTCTTGTAAATATGATGATTATGAATTCCGTGCTGAAGAACGGCAAATTGTTGCTATAACAAAAATTCTTGGCAACGAAATGAATATGAAGGTTGCAAGATTTACATCGGAAGAAGATATTGTTCAACGTCAAATGATATGTCAAAAGTTTAAGGAAGGTGATTTGCAAGCTATTGTTGCTATAAAATGCCTTGATGAAGGCGTGAACATTCCTTCTATTAAAACAGCGTTTATTCTCGCTAGCACGACGAATCCCAAAGAATATATTCAGCGGCGCGGACGCGTGTTGAGAAAATGTGCAGGGAAGTCTTATGCGGAAATATATGATTTTGTCACACTACCGCGGAATCTTCAACAGGTTTCAAATTTTTCAAAAGAGGAACTGAAAGCAGATTTCTCTTTAGTAAAAAACGAACTCCGAAGAATAAAAGAATTTTCACGACTTTCAGATAACGAAATCGATAGTCTTGATTTGATTACTTGTATACAAGATGCGTATCACATAACGGACAAAGATTTAAATGATTAACTCGCTATATGGAGACTCAACCATGTATCAGAAAAATGATATTGAAATAGATGAGAAAAAAGTTGATGCTTTGATGTCTAGCATCATAATGATGGAAAATCTTAATTTGAGAACACATGCCAAAAGTGATTCTCAAATGATAGCGGACATTCAGGATAAAATAGAGGAGGAATTACAATGTTATTAGAATCTATAAAACTTCATAATTTTAGACAATATAAAGAGACCTCGCTTGATTTCGCTCAAGATATCCAAGGGAAAAATGTTACCATAATTATTGGTGAAAATGGAAGTGGCAAAACAACTTTCTTACAAAGTTTTTTTTGGTGTTTGTATGGTATAACTTATTTTAAAGATCCTGTGGTATTGAATAAGGATGTCGCCGCCAATATGACGCCTTCCTTTCCGGAGGATGTTTTTGTTGAATTAAAATTACAACATGGAAATAATAAATTTAGAATAAAAAGAATTCAGCAGTTTGAAAAAGATAATTCAAATAATATTAGACCTAAAAAATCACTTTTTGAAATAGAAAAAAAAGACGAATCTGGAAATACGTCGTATGTAGATGCGACAAAACGGGAACATACAATAAATAATATTTTGCGTAAGGAATTGGCTCGATATTTCTTTTTTGATGGTGAACGTATTGAGACAATGGGAAAAGAAATTTCTGGATATAAAAAGACAGAGGAATTTGCAGAGGCGGTAGAAGGTCTGCTTGGTCTGAAAGGGATGCAAAAGGCCCTGGAACATTTAAGTGGGGGAACCAAAAATTCTGTTATTGGCAAATATAATCAGCGCTATGATGTAAATAGTGACTCTGAAGTGAAAAAATTGACAGATGAAATTAATGACTGCAATGATAAAATTGAAGCTTATACTGATTCTATGAATGAAAAAGATGCTGCAATTCGAAAAGCAGAGGAATTAAGGGATCAGAAAGCTGAGGAATTAAAAGAATACGAATCAAGTAAGGCGTTGCAAGAGAGAAAAGAACAATTACAGAAGGTTATAAAACGATCTCTAGCAACAAAAGCAGATGCTCAAAAAGAGATATGCCGTGCTTTTAATAATCAAGCGAGTTCGTTTTTTACATTAAAATTAATAAAAGATGCGTATGATATTTTAGTGAAATTAAAAATTTCAGGAAGCGATATCCCGAGTATTACGGACAAGACAATACAGTACTTGATTGATCATGGAGAGTGCCTCTGTGGTAGACATTTGCCTCCCGAATCAGTTGAATTAGAATATATAAAGAAATGGTTTGATGTTCTCCCGCCAAAATCAATTGGCAATATGGTAAATGATTTTAAAATGACTGCTAGAAATAGAATCGGATCGTTAAATGATTTTATTGATGTCCGGGATGGAAAACTTGCTAGAATAAGTGAATGTGATGAAGAAATATTGAATGCAGAAGATGAAATACAATCGACTATCGATTCAAAGTTAAATGGAATAGATGTTGAGGAAATTGTAAGGACGATATCATCTACTATAGCGGAGTGTGAAAGATGCATAAGTAGGGATAATCAGGAGATTCGCGAATTGTCTGAAAAAATTGGAGCAGAAAAAGCGAAAAAAGAGAGTGCGGAACTTCGTTTAAAAGAACATGCGTTGAAAAGTAAAACAAATCGTAAAATTGAAATATATAAAGCATATGCAATGCGCATAAATCAACTATTATCAGACAAATATGCTAAAAGCGAAAAAGAAGTTCGTTCTAGGCTTGTTGACAATATGAATGAAATTTTTTCA
Above is a genomic segment from Fibrobacter sp. UWP2 containing:
- a CDS encoding aminotransferase class V-fold PLP-dependent enzyme, coding for MAYFDNAATTFPKPECVYDFMNTFYRECGGNAGRGNHKFSMGAGKVVSESRSRLQQLLHCENKKIVFTPSATVALNMILQGILNGGTSQRKNVYISPFEHNAVTRVLHHYEEIGIINIAMLDIDDNLHYDFARIKKNFDKAAPSLMVVSHASNVIGLVSPVEELCSIAKKYGAVTVIDMAQTAGLVNLNVGLETIDFAVFAGHKTLYGPTGIGGFAMKSDFDLNPVLFGGTGFESANQDMPRDIPQRYEMGTLNIVGIAGLYASTGWILDEGINCLWEHEQLKRKELLKILRSYDFVKIIGDNENNQYVGIVSCVIDGLPSDTASSIFAEQNIAVRSGLQCAPLAHKTLVTFPSGTIRFSCSTFTSDDDFSELVKTLDWINGNL
- a CDS encoding AAA family ATPase; the encoded protein is MLLESIKLHNFRQYKETSLDFAQDIQGKNVTIIIGENGSGKTTFLQSFFWCLYGITYFKDPVVLNKDVAANMTPSFPEDVFVELKLQHGNNKFRIKRIQQFEKDNSNNIRPKKSLFEIEKKDESGNTSYVDATKREHTINNILRKELARYFFFDGERIETMGKEISGYKKTEEFAEAVEGLLGLKGMQKALEHLSGGTKNSVIGKYNQRYDVNSDSEVKKLTDEINDCNDKIEAYTDSMNEKDAAIRKAEELRDQKAEELKEYESSKALQERKEQLQKVIKRSLATKADAQKEICRAFNNQASSFFTLKLIKDAYDILVKLKISGSDIPSITDKTIQYLIDHGECLCGRHLPPESVELEYIKKWFDVLPPKSIGNMVNDFKMTARNRIGSLNDFIDVRDGKLARISECDEEILNAEDEIQSTIDSKLNGIDVEEIVRTISSTIAECERCISRDNQEIRELSEKIGAEKAKKESAELRLKEHALKSKTNRKIEIYKAYAMRINQLLSDKYAKSEKEVRSRLVDNMNEIFSKINNGDLSVRINEKYQIDVKMPQS
- a CDS encoding DEAD/DEAH box helicase family protein, coding for MSLLNIQIESEYRNLHGNIIRSFYNPLLSEAVAYDRSVGFFSSTALSCFSVGLCNFLKNEGKIRLVATPYLSDEDVKAMRDGYKVRDKIIENALIRNLFEPANGKEFDRLNMLANLIAECRMDIKIAITKAGMYHEKLGIIEDSDGNFVAFSGSSNESENAFLNNYESTDVFCSWKEFEKDRALKKKRSFERIWNGTDDALEVLDFPKLKDEIIRRYKKAVPKFDMDDDISYEPPKIGGMNLGERTANYSPLVEKNVPKMPKWFEENIYDYQKEAIENWTKCDFCGIFDMATGTGKTLTGLGALVKCAEKNDNILAVFIVVPYQHLVEQWVGDVEKFNIKPIVAYSTSPQSNWKDRLKKAVRDQRIRCKEKGFFCCVTTNATFKSSFMQEQIDNVCKNILLIVDEAHNIGTSNSQRFLDSRFRCRLALSATLDRHKDVEGTAFLYNYFGKVCISYTLEKAIAEGKLTPYKYKPILVYFTDDELSEYKQISSEILLHITNKNGKVELDSYGEYLAIKRSRIVAGANNKLDAFRKEIEVYKEKQNILVYCGATTTNSDEGSCKYDDYEFRAEERQIVAITKILGNEMNMKVARFTSEEDIVQRQMICQKFKEGDLQAIVAIKCLDEGVNIPSIKTAFILASTTNPKEYIQRRGRVLRKCAGKSYAEIYDFVTLPRNLQQVSNFSKEELKADFSLVKNELRRIKEFSRLSDNEIDSLDLITCIQDAYHITDKDLND